Proteins co-encoded in one Pseudomonas beijingensis genomic window:
- a CDS encoding YscO family type III secretion system apparatus protein, producing the protein MSRVDLDTLAPIRRHREAQAERAWRQQRELLREREAAVVAARARMQATSEEQALQREALYGEHRGRALSVCELNAWSTQERRLIGELAEQARALQALDDEQAQQAKDTAAAQQRLQGRRRDLEKLSAMMEHWVETPSDE; encoded by the coding sequence GCCACCGTGAAGCGCAGGCCGAGCGGGCGTGGCGCCAGCAGCGCGAGCTTCTGCGCGAGCGCGAAGCCGCGGTTGTCGCCGCGCGGGCGCGCATGCAGGCGACCAGCGAGGAGCAGGCGCTGCAGCGCGAAGCGTTGTACGGCGAGCACCGTGGCCGGGCGCTGAGCGTGTGCGAACTCAATGCCTGGAGTACCCAGGAGCGTCGTTTGATCGGCGAGCTGGCCGAGCAAGCGCGGGCGTTGCAGGCACTGGACGATGAGCAGGCGCAGCAGGCAAAGGACACGGCCGCCGCCCAGCAGCGGCTACAAGGGCGCCGACGTGATCTGGAAAAGCTCAGCGCAATGATGGAGCACTGGGTGGAGACCCCAAGCGATGAATGA